One genomic segment of Brassica napus cultivar Da-Ae chromosome A3, Da-Ae, whole genome shotgun sequence includes these proteins:
- the LOC106438271 gene encoding U-box domain-containing protein 54 — protein sequence MHNGKRKLAQKKREKNKQETMGETLYSDVIYVAVNQDVRESKLNLLWTLKTFRVKKLCLLQVHIPFSLNPSSCGLDESEIKAIQESELKTSYDSLYKYRDICTNEGVNEKDVSILLIPGYGVGEEIVKLINQNNIKKLVMGAAANPHYSRGMSITSRKAEYVSQHAPTRCKMWFICKGKLIKTREGSFDLGNPSDSFTELHTSTQNPNKGNDQDKDHSVSNESEADCAPEDYLCPISKDIMRDPHVAADGFTYEAKNIRYWLNIGNDTSPNTGARLAHRDLTPNYTLRSLIKDWLQHHPNYKH from the exons ATGCACAATGGAAAGAGAAAAttagcacaaaaaaaaagagagaaaaataaacaagaaaCCATGGGAGAAACTTTGTATAGCGACGTCATTTATGTTGCGGTAAATCAAGATGTTCGAGAAAGTAAACTAAATTTGTTATGGACATTGAAGACTTTTCGTGTTAAGAAGCTCTGCCTTCTTCAAGTTCATATTCCATTTTCGCTGAACCCTTCTT CATGTGGGCTTGATGAAAGTGAGATCAAGGCAATCCAAGAGTCAGAGCTGAAAACTTCATATGATAGCCTTTACAAGTACCGTGATATCTGCACAAACGAAGGG GTTAATGAAAAAGATGTGAGTATATTACTGATACCAGGATATGGTGTTGGTGAAGAGATTGTGAAACTCATCAATCAAAACAATATCAAGAAGCTCGTTATGGGAGCAGCAGCTAATCCTCATTATTCCAG GGGAATGTCTATCACATCTAGAAAAGCAGAGTACGTGAGTCAACATGCACCTACTCGCTGTAAAATGTGGTTCATCTGCAAAGGGAAACTAATCAAGACAAG AGAAGGAAGTTTCGACCTTGGAAATCCATCGGATTCGTTCACAGAACTCCATACTTCAACTCAGAACCCAAACAAAGGAAACGATCAAGATAAAGATCATTCTGTAAGCAATGAGAGCGAAGCAGACTGTGCTCCCGAAGATTATCTTTGTCCCATTTCAAAG GACATAATGAGAGATCCTCATGTGGCTGCTGATGGTTTCACGTACGAGGCCAAGAATATCAGATACTGGCTAAATATAGGGAATGATACGTCGCCAAACACAGGAGCAAGGCTCGCTCATCGCGATCTTACCCCAAACTACACTCTTCGTTCACTCATCAAGGACTGGCTGCAGCACCACCCAAATTATAaacattga
- the LOC106438269 gene encoding ubiquitin-conjugating enzyme E2 6 → MASPSKRREMDMMKLMMSDYKVDTVNDDLHMFYVTFHGPTDSLYEGGVWKIKVELPDAYPYKSPSVGFVNKIYHPNVDESSGAVCLDVINQTWSPMFDLINVFESFLPQLLLYPNPSDPFNGEAASLLMRDRPAYELKVKEYCKRYAKPEDIGAPEEISSDDDDDDSMSERGSDSDDNDEVAGKADP, encoded by the exons ATGGCTTCGCCGAGCAAACGCCGAGAGATGGACATGATGAAATT GATGATGAGTGATTACAAAGTGGATACTGTCAACGACGATTTGCATATGTTCTATGTCACTTTCCATGGCCCCACTGACA GTCTTTATGAGGGAGGTGTTTGGAAGATCAAAGTCGAACTCCCTGACGCTTATCCTTACAAATCTCCTTCTGTTGGTTTCGTTAACAAGATTTATCACCCCAATGTTGATGAATC TTCTGGCGCAGTTTGCTTAGATGTAATAAACCAGACATGGAGTCCAATGTttg ATCTTATCAATGTCTTCGAGTCATTCCTTCCTCAACTGCTTCTATATCCAAACCCATCTGATCCTTTCAATGGTGAAGCTGCCTCTCTCTTGATGCGTGACCGTCCTGCCTATGAACTGAAAGTCAAAG AATACTGCAAGAGGTATGCTAAACCAGAGGACATTGGAGCACCTGAGGAGATCTCAagtgatgacgatgatgatgatagcATGAGCGAACGTGGTTCAGACTCCGATGACAACGATGAAGTTGCTGGAAAAGCCGATCCTTGA
- the LOC125606879 gene encoding U-box domain-containing protein 54-like, producing the protein MSITSRKAEYVSQHAPTRCKIWFICKGKLIKTREGSFDLGNPSDSFTELHTSTQNPNKGNDPDKDHSVSNGSEADCAPEDYLCPISKDIMRDPHVAADGFTYEAKNIRYWLNIGNNTSPNTGARLAHRDLTPNYTLRSLIKDWLQHHPNYKH; encoded by the exons ATGTCTATCACATCTAGAAAAGCAGAGTACGTGAGTCAACATGCACCTACTCGCTGTAAAATTTGGTTCATCTGCAAAGGGAAACTAATCAAGACAAG AGAAGGAAGTTTCGACCTTGGAAATCCATCGGATTCGTTCACAGAACTCCATACTTCAACTCAGAACCCAAACAAAGGAAACGATCCAGATAAAGATCATTCTGTAAGCAATGGGAGCGAAGCAGACTGTGCTCCCGAAGATTATCTTTGTCCCATTTCAAAG GACATAATGAGAGATCCTCATGTGGCTGCTGATGGTTTCACGTACGAGGCCAAGAATATCAGATACTGGCTAAATATAGGGAATAATACGTCGCCAAACACAGGAGCAAGGCTCGCTCATCGCGATCTTACCCCAAACTACACTCTTCGTTCACTCATCAAGGACTGGCTGCAGCACCATCCAAATTATAaacattga
- the LOC125607146 gene encoding ATP-dependent helicase BRM-like, which translates to GLVDFNDPDTDCFIFLLSIRAAGRGLNLQTADTVVIYDPDPNPKNEEQAVARAHRIGQTREVKVIYMEAVVEKFSSHQKEDELRSGGSIDVEDDLAGKDRYIGSIEGLIRNNIQQYKIDMADEVINAGRFDQRTTHEERRMTLETLLHDEERYQETVHDVPSLHEVNRMIARSEEEVELFDQMDEEFDWTEEMTSHEQVPKWLRASTREVNTTVADLSKKPSKNMLSSSNLIVQTAGPGGERKRGRPKSKKINYKEIEDDIGGYSEESSEERNIDSGNEEEGDIEQFDDDELTGALDNHQTNKDESDGENPVRGYDYPQRSGCYKKNTPRDDAGSSGSSPESHRSKEMASPVSSRKFGSLSALDTRPGSVSKRLVDDTEDGEIAASGDSHIDLQRSGSWAHERDEGEEQVLQPTIKRKRSIRLRPRQTGERIDGTDMPPAQPLQVNPSYRSKLRTVVDSHGSRQEQSDSSSRLRSLPGKKIANTSKLHVSSPKSGRLNTTQLPLEDNTEAARETWDGTSPIGSSNAGARMSHNIQKRCKTVISKLQRRIDKEGQQIVPMLTNLWKRIQTGYAAGGVNNLLELREIDHRLERLEYAGVMELASDVQYMLRGAMQFYGFSHEVRSEARKVHNLFFDLLKMSFPDSDFREARNALSFSGPTPTLVSTLSPRTVGISQGKKQKPVNEEEPEPSSPQRPQQRENSRIRVQIPQKETKLGGTSSHNDDSPILAHPGELVICKKKRKDREKSAPRTRTAGSSSPVSPPAMVGRGLKSPVSGSGTRETRLAQQQRWPNQGTHPNNSGAAGDSVGWANPVKRLRTDSGKRRPSHL; encoded by the exons GGACTTGTGGATTTCAATGATCCTGATACtgattgttttattttcctGCTTAGTATACGTGCAGCTGGAAGGGGTCTCAACCTTCAGACTGCTGACACAGTTGTGATATATGATCCGGATCCAAACCCCAAGAATGAGGAACAAGCAGTTGCCAGAGCCCATCGTATTGGGCAGACAAGGGAAGTAAAAGTAATTTATATGGAGGCAGTTGTTGAAAAGTTTTCCAGCCATCAAAAGGAGGACGAGCTTAGAAGCGGTGGTTCAATAGACGTAGAGGATGACTTGGCTGGGAAAGACCGGTATATAGGATCTATTGAGGGTCTCATAAGGAATAATATTCAACAGTACAAGATCGACATGGCTGATGAAGTCATTAATGCTGGGCGTTTTGACCAAAGGACGACTCATGAAGAGCGGCGTATGACATTGGAGACTTTATTGCATGATGAAGAGAGATATCAAGAAACTGTCCATGATGTACCTTCTCTCCATGAGGTGAACAGGATGATTGCCAGAAGCGAGGAGGAAGTTGAGTTAtttgatcagatggatgaagaATTTGACTGGACCGAGGAGATGACTTCTCATGAGCAGGTGCCTAAGTGGCTTCGAGCTAGCACCAGAGAGGTGAATACTACCGTTGCTGATTTGTCTAAGAAACCGTCAAAGAACATGTTATCAAGCAGTAATCTCATCGTGCAAACTGCTGGGCCTGGAGGTGAGAGAAAAAGGGGGCGGCCCAAGAGCAAAAAGATTAACTACAAGGAAATTGAAGATGACATTGGAGGATACTCTGAGGAAAGCTCTGAGGAAAGGAACATTGATTCTGGGAATGAAGAAGAGGGAGACATTGAACaatttgatgatgatgaactaACTGGTGCTCTTGATAATCACCAAACCAACAAAGACGAATCTGATGGGGAGAACCCTGTCCGCGGTTATGATTATCCTCAGCGGTCtggttgttataaaaaaaatactccaCGGGATGATGCTGGTTCTTCAGGATCTTCGCCAGAAAGTCATAGATCGAAAGAGATGGCTTCTCCAGTTTCTTCACGAAAGTTTGGCTCTTTGTCTGCATTGGACACTAGGCCAGGTTCTGTCTCAAAAAGACTG GTGGATGATACAGAAGATGGGGAAATAGCAGCATCGGGGGATTCTCACATAGATCTCCAACGATCAGGAAGTTGGGCCCATGAACGTGATGAAGGGGAAGAACAGGTTTTGCAACCTACAATAAAGCGGAAACGGAGTATTCGTCTAAGACCCCGTCAAACAGGAGAAAGAATAGACGGTACTGATATGCCTCCAGCTCAGCCATTGCAAGTCAATCCTAGCTATCGATCAAAATTGAGGACAGTTGTTGACTCGCATGGTTCAAGACAAgaacagagtgattcatcctcgaGACTTAGGAGTTTACCTGGAAAGAAGATAGCTAATACTTCCAAGCTTCATGTATCATCACCAAAATCTGGTAGATTGAATACCACACAGCTTCCCCTGGAGGACAACACTGAAGCTGCCAGAGAAACATGGGATGGAACTAGTCCTATTGGCTCTTCAAATGCAGGTGCAAGAATGTCCCACAACATACAGAAACGG TGCAAAACGGTCATTAGCAAACTCCAAAGGAGAATCGACAAAGAAGGTCAGCAGATTGTGCCTATGCTGACAAATTTGTGGAAGAGAATTCAGACTGGTTATGCAGCTGGAGGTGTAAATAATCTTTTGGAACTGCGAGAGATAGATCACCGGTTAGAAAGGCTAGAGTACGCAGGGGTTATGGAACTCGCATCTGACGTGCAGTATATGCTAAGGGGAGCAATGCAGTTCTATGGATTCTCGCACGAG GTGAGATCTGAAGCAAGGAAGGTTCACAACCTGTTCTTTGATCTACTGAAAATGTCTTTTCCAGATTCAGATTTCCGGGAAGCAAGGAATGCACTTTCCTTCTCTGGACCAACCCCAACGTTGGTATCTACACTGTCCCCAAGAACAGTAGGTATTAGTCAGGGTAAGAAGCAAAAGCCGGTTAATGAAGAGGAACCGGAGCCGAGCTCTCCTCAGAGACCTCAACAACGAGAGAATTCAAGGATCAGAGTACAGATACCTCAGAAAGAAACGAAGCTTGGCGGGACATCAAGCCACAACGACGACTCTCCAATTTTAGCTCATCCAGGGGAACTAGTAATctgcaagaagaagaggaaagacAGAGAAAAGTCTGCGCCGAGAACCAGAACCGCCGGCTCAAGCAGCCCGGTGTCACCACCAGCAATGGTGGGTCGTGGTCTTAAAAGTCCTGTGTCTGGTTCAGGTACAAGGGAGACAAGGCTAGCACAGCAGCAAAGATGGCCAAACCAAGGCACTCATCCAAACAACAGCGGTGCGGCTGGTGATTCAGTGGGATGGGCTAATCCGGTGAAGAGGTTAAGGACAGATTCTGGTAAAAGAAGGCCGAGCCATTTATAG